The genomic interval GGCCAGCGTAGCGATGACGTCATCTGCCTCGTAGTTCTCTTTTTCCAGGGTGGTGATCCCCAAAACTTCAAGAACCTCTTTAATGAGCTCGACCTGGCCTTTAAACTCTGGCGGCGTGGCTTCACGCTGAGCCTTATACTCAGGGAACATGTCTGTGCGGAAAGTCTTCCGGCCAATATCAAAAGCCACCGCCACGTGAGACGGCTTCTCCTCATTCAAAAGAGAAGAGAGCATCGATAGGAATCCATAGACAGCGTTGGTCGCTTGTCCACCTGATGTGGAAAAGTTTTCGGCCGGCAGCGCATAAAACGCGCGGAACGCCATCGAGTGGCCGTCGATAAGCATTAAACGGTTGCTAGTTGAAGTCACGTGGTTAGTCTAGTTATTTTTTGTTTCGCTCACCTCCCCGCCATCATTGGGCCCAAGTTTTGCGAGAAAACCCGAACTTTTCCCCATCTACGAGCGGATTAGCCTTTTTATGCTCACGTCCGCTAATATTTTTTTGCAGCGCCCCTGTATCCCAATTGGCAGAGGAAACGGATTCAAAACCCGTGCAGTGTGAGTTCGAGTCTCACCAGGGGCACCATTTATAAGCGCCATTTACTAGATTTATGCTGGTAGGTGGCGCTTTTTTTATGGTGTGGTGTTCTGGAGATAAACGGCAAAAGAGGACGTGGACGTTTTATTGGACACTCCAGTTTCATGTGCTGTGGCCTGCCTTCTGTGGGGGGAAAGCCAAAAATGTCGTTTTTGAGAACGCTAGCGGGTGTGGTGCCTGTAAAACTCCAGGACGGGATTTTTAGCGTTCTCAAAAACGACAAAGAAGGGGCTAAGTCCTAGGCTTTATGGGCCACGAATATGGCAGTGCCGGGGAAGATTTTTCCTCGAAGCGGTGACCATTGGCCCCAGGAACGGGTGAGATCGTGGGGCCATTCCGGTTCAATGATGTCCTGGAGAATAAAGCCCGCTTGGGTGAGCGCACGTACCCAATCACCGATTGTTCTCTGGAACTCTACGTATGTAGGCCGACCTTCCTCATCTTCCTCGACGTAACTGCGCTGAAAATACGGGATGGAAGCTATTAGTCCGGCTTGGCCTGGATCATCAGGGAAAATCCAGCGCATGGGGTGGTTGACGGAAAATACTAGACGGCCGTCGGTGGTGAGGACTCGGGAGACGTCGAAAAGTGTTGCGGTGATGTCGGGGATAAAAGGAAAAGCACCAAAAGCTGAAAACGCTATGTCAAAGGATGCGTCTTTGAAGGGGAGTGATTGTGCATCAGCGTTGACCAGCGGGAGCGGGGTAGCGTCTTGATCTGCGTGCCGCAGCATCGCGAGTGATAGGTCAAAGCCCGTGATAAAGCCAACGCCGTTGCGAGCGAGCCACTGTGAGCATGGAGCAGAGCCGCAGCCTATTTCTAATACCCGCTTATTGCGGACGTCTCCCAGTAGGTGAGCGTCTTCCTCGGCGAGCATTTCAGGACACCAATAAAAGCCGGATAGGTATTCCTGGTGTTCGTCGTGATAGTGCTGTGCATCGCTGTCCCACCATGCTTGGCTCGCGTGGGCGGCCTCGCGGGTGGAAACGGTGATCGCATCTGGGATGCAGGGGTCTAAACTGCTCATAGTCTTGAAGACTAACCCGTGCCAACAATGGGGGAAGAAACACGGAGTGTCAATCTTGATCTAGCAGGGAAAATGCACTATCCTTGAGCGAGCGTGTCTGTGCTTAAGTCATATGTTAGTCCCAAGTAGGAGGATGGCGTACGGCTCTAGCGGGATCAAAATCGCAGCTTAAGTAGTGATTTTTTGAGAGATACGTTCCTGTCCATCAACTATTCCTACCTAATTCGGAGCACTTAACATATGCCCACCAACAACGTCCCTCAGGTAGCCATCAACGATATTGGCTCCGCTGAGGATTTCCTCGCAGCTGTCGACGCAACCATCAAGTACTTCAACGATGGTGACATCGTCGAGGGCACCGTGGTTAAGGTTGACCACGACGAGGTTTTGCTCGACATCGGATACAAGACTGAAGGTGTTATCCCTTCACGCGAGCTTTCCATCAAGCACGATGTCGACCCGGACGAGGTCGTCGAGGTCGGCGACCAGATCGACGCTCTTGTTCTTACCAAGGAAGACAAAGAAGGCCGTCTGATCCTGTCCAAGAAGCGCGCACAGTACGAGCGTGCATGGGGTGCCATCGAGGAGCTCAAGGAGAAGGACGAGCCGGTTACCGGTACCGTCATCGAGGTTGTCAAGGGTGGCCTCATCCTGGACATCGGACTCCGTGGCTTCCTGCCTGCATCTCTCGTTGAGATGCGCCGTGTTCGCGATCTGGATCCATACATCGGACAGCAGATCGAAGCTAAGATCATCGAGCTGGACAAGCAGCGCAACAACGTTGTTCTGTCTCGTCGTGCATGGCTCGAGCAGACCCAGTCTGAGGTCCGCTCTGAGTTCCTTCACCAGCTGCAGAAGGGCCAGGTCCGCAAGGGCGTTGTCTCCTCGATCGTCAACTTCGGTGCATTCGTCGATCTCGGCGGCGTGGACGGACTCGTTCACGTTTCCGAGCTCTCCTGGAAGCACATCGATCACCCATCTGAGGTCGTCGCCGTCGGCGATGAGGTTACCGTTGAGGTTCTCGACGTTGATCTCGACCGCGAGCGCGTCTCCCTGTCCCTGAAGGCTACTCAGGAAGACCCATGGCGCGTCTTCGCCCGCACTCACGCTGTGGGCCAGATCGTTCCGGGCAAGGTCACCAAGCTTGTTCCATTCGGTGCGTTCGTTCGCGTCGAAGAGGGCATCGAGGGCTTGGTCCACATCTCCGAGTTGGCACAGCGCCACGTCGAGGTTCCGGACCAGGTTGTCAACGTCGGCGACGAGGCTATGGTCAAGGTCATCGACATCGATCTCGAGCGTCGTCGTATCTCCCTCTCCCTCAAGCAGGCTGACGAGGATTACACCGAAGAGTTCGACCCATCCAAGTACGGTATGGCTGACTCTTACGACGAGCAGGGCAACTACATCTTCCCTGAGGGCTTCGATCCGGAGACCAACGAGTGGATGGAAGGCTTCGACGAGCAGCGTCAGGCATGGGAGGCTCGCTACGCAGAGTCCGAGCGTCGCTTCCAGCTGCACACTGTTCAGATTGAGAAGAACCGCGTAGCTGCAGCTGCCGAGGCAGCAGCAGCTGGCGAGGAAGCTAACTACTCCTCTGAGACCGCTGAGGCAGCTCCGGCCGAAGCAGCTTCTGAGGTTGAGGGTGGCTCCCTGGCTTCTGACGAGCAGCTCGCTGCTCTTCGCGAGAAGCTCGCTGGTAACTAATCTTGAATTAGTACTTCAATAAAGAGAGCGTCTAAGGAATATTCCTTAGACGCTCTCTTTATGTCCTTAGGTCTTTTGCACAATGCTGATTAAGTGGCGTTCAAGTCATGATCGCGGTGTAACTCCGGTTTGAATTATCAAGGGACGTCCGTCGACAGGATGCTTATCGACGTAAACCGTAATGCCGTATGTTTCTCTTAAATTTTGGGCGTAAGAGTTTCCTCGGGGTCCGTAGGCATAAATTTCTCCGTTTTCATCGCCACGATGACATCGCAGACATCGCAGAATCGAGCTGCAGGTCCAGATTATGGAAGGCTCCAACAACAGACACACCGCGCTTGGTGATTGCCTCCATAATCTCCCATGCTGCACCTAGGTCGAGGTGGTTTGTTGGTTTGTGTAAAAAGGACCTCTGGGTTTTGGGTGAAAAAACGCAGGCGAGCTGAACTCGTTGACGGGGTATTTTCCTAGAGCAACAATGTCTTCCACTTTTAAGTCCACGTGGGCTTGTGAATGCTGCGCTAGTAAGGGCAGCTAATTGGGTTAAGCGTCTCGATGATAGGGAGTGGGGAACTAAGCCATTAACCCGGATCTCGCCCGAACCTGGAGTAAGGAGAGCAGGCAGAAGGATTACGTACCATGTAAGATCCAACGATCACCCGGACAAAATGCGGGGTAATAAGTCCGACAAACCGATAATTCTGGCTTGCGTCACAAGAGTAGCTGTGAACAAAGAGACTGCTATGTAGAGAGTCCAGTGAATAACCTTGATATTTATGTCGTTGGCTCTTTTGCCTTCATCGGATATAGGTCTATCCAAGGGGATGGATCTATATGATTCGACGGTATTGAGAGGTGGCAGAAGTGCGGGATTAGCGGGCTCCGAAAAGGGAGATTACCAATAAGTGTTGAAATTGGTGTTGGTTTCCATGTCAATAAAGTGTGATGCTGAAAACAGTAAAAATAAAACAGTGACATATGGCGCTTGGGTCAATAGGGGACATAGGGGGAGTGGTGCCGCCTGTAACGGCTGTCGGGCTGGGGAAAGTTAAAGAGGGGGGCTGAGCGGGGGGAATGGGGAAAAGGGGGAGTTTCTGAACTTGTTGTTTCTGTGTTGTATCCGGCCCGTTTTCTTACTAGGATTGTGATTGTTTTCCGGTTTTTGTTCCGACTGTGACCATTTGAACAGGTGTCGACGTTGGGAACAGAACAAACACAACGTTTGAAAGGTAGGCTCATGGCGTCTACAAAGCAGACATCTGAGTTCATTTTGGACAAGGTTGGTGGCGTGGATAACGTGGCATCGCTCACGCACTGCGCTACGCGTCTTCGCTTCCAGCTTCATGATCAGTCCAAGGCAGACCAAACGGCTCTGGACTCTAATAGTGATGTTCTTGGTGTCGTTCCTCAGGGATCTAGCGGACTCCAGGTAGTGATGGGCGGCGGTGTTGCTAATTACTACCAGGACATCGTTCGTCTGCCGGGTATGTCTTCTAAGGCTGCCGGTGACTCCGACGGTGGAAATGCTTCTACCAAGAAGCAGTACGGTGGAGTGCGTGGCAAGTACTCCTGGGTGGACTATTCCTTTGAGTTCCTCTCGGATACTTTCCGTCCCATTTTGTGGGCCTTGCTGGGTGCTTCGCTGATTATCACCATGCTGGTGCTTGCAGACACCTTTGGATGGCAAGATTTCCGTGCCCCCATTGAGGAACAGCCTGCTGGTTATCAGCTACTCCACGCTATGTGGCGCTCTGTCTTCTACTTCTTGCCTGTGATGATCGGCGCAACTGCAGCGAAGAAGCTTGGTGCTAACGAGTGGGTTGGTGCAGCCATCCCCGCTGCTTTGCTTACTCCTGAG from Corynebacterium ulcerans carries:
- a CDS encoding class I SAM-dependent methyltransferase, encoding MSSLDPCIPDAITVSTREAAHASQAWWDSDAQHYHDEHQEYLSGFYWCPEMLAEEDAHLLGDVRNKRVLEIGCGSAPCSQWLARNGVGFITGFDLSLAMLRHADQDATPLPLVNADAQSLPFKDASFDIAFSAFGAFPFIPDITATLFDVSRVLTTDGRLVFSVNHPMRWIFPDDPGQAGLIASIPYFQRSYVEEDEEGRPTYVEFQRTIGDWVRALTQAGFILQDIIEPEWPHDLTRSWGQWSPLRGKIFPGTAIFVAHKA
- the rpsA gene encoding 30S ribosomal protein S1, whose amino-acid sequence is MPTNNVPQVAINDIGSAEDFLAAVDATIKYFNDGDIVEGTVVKVDHDEVLLDIGYKTEGVIPSRELSIKHDVDPDEVVEVGDQIDALVLTKEDKEGRLILSKKRAQYERAWGAIEELKEKDEPVTGTVIEVVKGGLILDIGLRGFLPASLVEMRRVRDLDPYIGQQIEAKIIELDKQRNNVVLSRRAWLEQTQSEVRSEFLHQLQKGQVRKGVVSSIVNFGAFVDLGGVDGLVHVSELSWKHIDHPSEVVAVGDEVTVEVLDVDLDRERVSLSLKATQEDPWRVFARTHAVGQIVPGKVTKLVPFGAFVRVEEGIEGLVHISELAQRHVEVPDQVVNVGDEAMVKVIDIDLERRRISLSLKQADEDYTEEFDPSKYGMADSYDEQGNYIFPEGFDPETNEWMEGFDEQRQAWEARYAESERRFQLHTVQIEKNRVAAAAEAAAAGEEANYSSETAEAAPAEAASEVEGGSLASDEQLAALREKLAGN